Proteins encoded together in one uncultured Desulfosarcina sp. window:
- a CDS encoding TetR/AcrR family transcriptional regulator gives MSTFQKLRKEERETRKSLIVDAAMDLFSQKEFHKIGMRDIAKRAGISAAAIYRYFPSRDDVFVEALVRHMQVVEDLYEEKVKEGNTSLEDLALGSVDYLLQNESVFQMMGHFMITGQIQPKALDRYNAMQRRFLNILEKVNSQIEISNNNRLVTHAIYASIVGVVMAFKNYPGRSPDEIRRHIYRLVQIVSNVFSTGRIPENLQNLPAKEIAGAAEKDG, from the coding sequence ATGTCAACCTTCCAGAAGCTGAGGAAAGAAGAGCGGGAGACCCGCAAAAGCCTGATCGTCGACGCCGCCATGGATCTGTTCAGCCAGAAGGAGTTCCACAAGATCGGCATGCGGGACATCGCCAAGCGCGCCGGCATATCGGCCGCCGCGATCTACCGCTATTTTCCCAGCCGCGACGATGTGTTCGTCGAGGCCCTGGTGCGACACATGCAAGTGGTGGAGGATCTCTACGAGGAAAAAGTCAAGGAAGGCAACACCTCCCTGGAAGATCTGGCTCTGGGCAGCGTGGATTATCTGCTTCAAAACGAGTCGGTTTTCCAGATGATGGGGCATTTCATGATTACCGGACAGATCCAGCCCAAGGCCCTGGACCGGTACAATGCCATGCAGCGCCGTTTTCTCAACATCCTCGAAAAGGTCAACAGCCAGATTGAAATCAGCAACAATAACCGCCTGGTCACCCATGCCATCTATGCCTCCATCGTCGGCGTGGTCATGGCCTTCAAGAACTATCCGGGGCGTTCGCCCGATGAGATCCGGCGGCACATCTACCGCCTGGTGCAGATCGTCAGCAACGTCTTTTCGACGGGCAGGATTCCCGAGAACCTGCAGAATTTGCCGGCCAAGGAGATTGCCGGGGCGGCGGAAAAGGATGGGTGA
- a CDS encoding TRAP transporter TatT component family protein, with the protein MTRKRIILTTVIAAVVIACSPKTLIVRQMTDMVDSGVTAFERDSDLDLTEKAIPANIKLLEAMLANSPDERRLIILIARMYGSYGFGFLETRLEKLLYSDPHQGPDQPGIEQLKAQINRTYEKGMTYALDALELSVPGARTALAKVTTIDPYLERLDKDDVASLFWYGFNLGVWVNRNLDSIRAVSRAHVARKVMERVLELEPEYNYGGAHLFLLAYFGSRPPMMGGSQDKAGDHYRQLRKIAGEDYLLADLFYGRFCLHQQQDREGFIEIMQRIADHPVKDGDRALYNAIAAQRAGIYLAAVDRLFD; encoded by the coding sequence ATGACACGTAAACGAATCATCCTGACAACCGTTATCGCGGCTGTTGTCATCGCCTGTTCTCCAAAAACGCTGATCGTGCGCCAGATGACCGACATGGTGGACAGCGGCGTCACCGCCTTCGAGCGGGACAGCGACCTGGATCTGACGGAAAAGGCCATCCCGGCCAATATCAAACTGCTGGAGGCCATGCTGGCCAACAGCCCCGACGAACGCCGCCTGATTATCCTGATCGCACGAATGTACGGCAGCTACGGGTTCGGTTTCCTGGAGACCCGGCTCGAAAAACTGCTTTACAGTGACCCTCATCAAGGACCGGACCAACCGGGAATCGAGCAATTAAAAGCTCAGATCAACCGCACCTACGAAAAGGGCATGACTTACGCCCTGGATGCCCTGGAACTGAGCGTGCCCGGCGCCCGGACAGCCCTTGCCAAAGTGACGACCATAGACCCCTATCTGGAGCGGTTGGACAAAGACGATGTCGCGTCCCTGTTCTGGTACGGATTCAATCTGGGAGTGTGGGTCAACCGCAATCTTGATTCCATCCGGGCCGTTTCCCGTGCCCATGTGGCCAGAAAGGTAATGGAGCGGGTCCTTGAACTGGAGCCCGAATACAATTATGGCGGCGCCCACCTGTTCCTGCTGGCCTATTTCGGATCGCGGCCGCCCATGATGGGAGGCAGCCAGGACAAGGCCGGCGATCATTACCGGCAGTTGCGGAAAATCGCCGGGGAGGACTATCTGCTGGCAGACCTGTTTTACGGGCGCTTTTGCCTGCACCAGCAACAGGACCGTGAGGGGTTCATTGAGATCATGCAGCGCATTGCGGATCATCCCGTGAAGGATGGCGACAGGGCATTGTATAACGCTATCGCGGCGCAACGGGCTGGCATCTACCTGGCGGCGGTGGATCGGCTGTTTGATTAA
- the dctP gene encoding TRAP transporter substrate-binding protein DctP: MKKIPFLIIALLLLCSLPTAANAAPTEIKIAVVMPEGSTWTNTLHGFADAVARETKGEVAVKIYAGGVSGDEVDVLRKMRVNRLHAGGFSGVGLGMVLPEIRVLEAPLLFGSYEEVDYVKERMFDDFAARFEEKGYVLLGFAEAGFVYLFSQRPMNSVDDLKQIKMWVWKGDRVAENFLEAFGVQGYPLQLADVNTGLDTGMIDSFYSPPLAAVAFQWYARVRYILDFPMVNSTGALLMTKSAFYRLKPENREIVSRLVKQYSAELVRLTRRDNDEAMQVIQEAGIERIAPTPEQIASFQHSAQKNYEMSVPSLYSQELLDRIRGLIAEYRAGKK; encoded by the coding sequence ATGAAAAAAATTCCATTTCTTATCATTGCCCTGCTGTTGCTATGCAGCCTGCCGACTGCTGCCAATGCCGCACCCACGGAAATCAAAATCGCGGTGGTCATGCCCGAGGGCAGCACCTGGACCAATACCCTGCACGGCTTTGCCGACGCGGTGGCCAGGGAGACAAAAGGGGAGGTGGCCGTCAAGATTTATGCCGGCGGGGTCAGCGGCGACGAGGTGGATGTGCTGCGCAAGATGCGCGTCAACCGCCTGCACGCCGGCGGCTTTTCCGGAGTGGGGCTGGGAATGGTCCTGCCCGAGATCCGGGTGCTGGAAGCGCCCCTGCTGTTCGGCAGCTATGAGGAGGTCGACTACGTCAAGGAGCGCATGTTCGACGACTTTGCCGCCCGCTTCGAGGAAAAGGGATACGTTTTGCTGGGATTCGCCGAGGCCGGTTTCGTCTATCTTTTTTCCCAGCGGCCCATGAACAGCGTGGACGACCTGAAGCAGATCAAGATGTGGGTCTGGAAAGGAGACCGGGTGGCGGAGAATTTCCTGGAAGCCTTCGGGGTGCAGGGCTACCCGCTTCAACTGGCCGACGTGAACACCGGGCTGGATACGGGAATGATCGATTCCTTTTATTCTCCACCGCTTGCAGCAGTCGCATTCCAGTGGTACGCGAGGGTCAGATACATTCTCGATTTTCCCATGGTCAACTCAACCGGCGCCCTGTTGATGACCAAAAGCGCCTTTTACCGGTTGAAACCTGAAAACCGGGAGATTGTCAGCCGCCTGGTCAAACAATATTCCGCCGAACTGGTCCGGCTGACCCGCAGGGACAACGATGAGGCCATGCAGGTGATTCAGGAAGCCGGCATCGAACGCATTGCACCCACCCCCGAACAGATCGCCTCTTTCCAGCACAGTGCGCAGAAAAATTACGAGATGAGCGTTCCCTCCCTTTACTCTCAGGAATTGCTGGATCGTATCCGGGGGTTGATTGCGGAGTACCGGGCTGGAAAAAAGTGA